The DNA window GCAACGCCAGCACGACGCCGACAATTTCGCAGGGAGCGACTGCAATTCCTGAATGATACTCTGCATATTGATAAACAACCCAGGCCGCTGTTGCTATCAGACAAAAGACTATCACCCTTCCTGTCACATAGGGGGTAATCGATCCCTGAAGTTTGAATACCTCTTCCCAGAAATCCTGGCGATACATGACGGTGTCTCTCCTTCGGGGATGGCGGACTGAAAGAAATCCTCCGTGACTTCCTTCTGACTCTGTCCGCATCTGTCTGTTGGCATCTATTCGCAACGGTTCGTATGCCATTCGCCAGGCAGATCCGCAGGTTCAGCTGGCCGCATAAATCGCGCATGCTGACTTCTGCAGTATCTGAGAGACGGGGTTCCCAACCAGCCAGGGGATGCGCCAAGGCTGTCGCCGGACGCCCAGCACAATCAGGTCGGCTTCCCATCTGGCGGAATAGGGCAAAATGACCGCCTCCGCGCGCCCCACGACAAATCCGGCTTCGCAATCCATTTGGAGGAGTCGGCAGTAGGCAGCCATTTCTTTCAGATACTCTTTCGCCTTGTGCAGAGTTGGCCCTGCCGCCAGCAATCGAAACTCGGCTGAAGGAAAGAGCCTTTGATTCAAGAATTGCTTGACTGCCTTGCCCGAGGCGGCCGTACCGTCGTAGACCATCAGGATCCGGCGAAGCTCCTTCTCCTTTTCGCGAACCAGAAGTAACGGCTGCACGCCGCGGTCCAGGAACGCCACAAAGTCGCTGCAGGTTAGTTCGGTATGGCCAGGGACAAGACGACGCTCCTGTGGGGGCGGAAAACAACTCAATGTGAGGTCGTGAAACTGCGATTCCGATGGCAGCAGGTCCAGCGGGTCGCCTTTGGCCAGACGAACGTCGACCGAGATTCCCGCCTTGGTACAGGCATGCAGCAACCGCTGGCGAAGTTGCTCCTGCTGCAGCTTTCCGCACTGCAGATGAAGCTGTTCGACTCCGGTAAAAACGGGAATTTCCGTCTGTGCATTGAGCGACAGCAGGGATCGCGTATCCAGCACGGAAAGTCCTCGCAGCCTGATGCGGAGACGACTGGAGAGCGCCACCCCCAGTTCGATGACGGGCCCTTCTGCGCGGGCGCCTGGCAAGTGCAGTAGCACGCTGTTGAGCATGTGGGCTCCCTTCCTTATACCGGTGGTGCGTCCCCAGGAACGAAAAACGTTTTACGTTCTGCTTCGCTTCTGTGTCGAGTTCCTGCAGCCGCGTAGAACCCGGCGTGCAGCCTGGACCAGCCTGGACTATTGCAGCCTGAGCTCTATACTCTATCGAGATTGCCACATATTTACAATTTGATTCAACCGCTTCGAAACATTGATTTTTTCAATGCAACGGCGTTTGTGAAAGCGCCCTATTTACGGCCCGGACGCCCCCCTGAATGTCTTGTTGCATGGGGATGTTCCGCGGTGCTGTTGGCGGTCCGCTCCCAACTGGCGATATCCTGAATGCTATTGCCGCTCTCGTTTCTGCAAGGGAAGCGCGTGTTGCATGACTGGACCAAACGATGAGAAAATCCTTCCGAGTCAACCTGGCGTACGATCCGATTTGCGAGTCTCGTTATGACGGAAAAACTTCAGGACTTGAACTTCCTCCATCTGTTTTACTTTTGGACGGTCGTTCGAAACGGAGGCATCTCGGCGGCCTGTGAATCACTGCATCTTACCCAGCCAACGATCAGTACGCAGATCCGTAAACTTGAGAAGTCGCTCAAGCAGAAACTGTTTGACCGCTCCGGCCGGGAGCTGGTGCTAACCGATGTGGGAAAGATGGTCTTTGAGTATGCCGAGGATATGTTCTCGGTTGGACGCGAAATGCTGGGAGCCTTGCGCGGACTTCCTACGGATCGTTCCCTGAAGTTGATGGTCGGCATTCCGATGGTGATGCCGAAGCTGATTGTTTATCGGCTGCTGGAAACGGTACTGCACTTTCCCAACAGCGTGCAGATTGTTGTCCATGAGGCGCCGCTGGAGATTCTGATCGCTGATCTGGCCCAGCATCGTTACGATGTGATTCTGTCCGATGCGCCGCTCCCTTCGCGCGCCACGCCGCGCAGCTTCAGTCACTATCTGGGCAGCAGCGGCGTGGCGATCTGTGCAACGCGGGAACTGGCGGGACGCCTGGCCCGGCGGTTTCCCGATTCGCTCGACGGCGTGCCGATGCTCTTGCCGACCGCCAACACGGAGTTGCGCCGGGGCATCGATCGCTGGTTTGACGAGCGCGGTTTCGCGCCGCGGATTGTCGGCGAGTTTGACGATAGCGCCCTGATCAAAGAATTCGGCGGAGCAGGGGCCGGTGTCTTTCCCACGCCGACCGCCGTGCTCCCGCAAGTAAAAAGACAGTACGACGTGCAGCTGCTGGGCTATCTGGAAGAAGTCAAACTCCACTACTACGCCATCACTCTGGAACGGAAGATGACGCATCCCGCCGTCGTCGCCATCTCGCAAGCCGCCAAAGAAGGTCTTCTCGACGGCGGCAACGATAAATAGCCGTTTTCTGTGGTTACTGCCCGCCTGGGCGTCGACTCTGAACGGCAGGGCTCGCAGGTCCGCACGCTCTGCTAGTTCCGGCTCTCTCCGATGGCTGCGGGGCCCGGCGGCCAGCCGAGCGAGGGCAACTGGGCTGGCGTTTCCTCCCGAAAATCTCTATTCCGTTTCTCTCCGCTTTGCCGCGGTCCACGCGATTAGTCTGCGCTGACGAAAGGCGCCGCCCCGGGACGGGAACCTGCGACCCTCCTAATCCCAAGCTTCGGTATGGCATTTGCTTATCAAGGCAGGGCTGGCGGGATCGAAATCCGCCTGTCATCGCCTGGGAAGGCGAAGCGGGACGTTCTGCCACGGCTGAATTGTTGCTGGCGGGTAGAGAGAAGGCGGTAGTGGGGCGGACCGTTGGTGCGACCTGAAACCCGAACCAGGGAACTTGAAGTGGAGCGCGATCGCCACATCGCGAGCGGCGGACATGACGAAAGACCTGTACAAAGACGGCAAGATAATGATTGTCGACGATGAGCGCACAAACGTCCTGATCGCCGAGCGGTATCTGCATCTTCAGGGTTTTGAAAACACGCTCAGCACGACCGACCCCTCGCAAGCGCTGGAGATGCTACGCACCGATCTGCCCGACGTGCTGCTGCTGGATATCATGATGCCAGAGATCAGCGGGCTGGACATTCTGCGCTGGATCAGGAATGAATCCAAGCGCACCCAGGTGATTGTTCTGACCGCATCCATGGAAAGCGACACGCAGCGCGAAGCGCTCGCCCTGGGCGCCGCGGACTACCGTTACAAACCCGTGGATTTTACGGAATTGCTGCTCCGGGTTCGTCATTCGCTGATGGTCAGTTGCTATCTCCGGCGTCTGGCCCAGCAGGTTGAAGCCGACGCCGGGCCGGCAGTTGCTGTGCCTTTGACCACGTCGGAAATCATCCTGCGGTTGTCACAGTCGGCCGAATTTCTCGATGGAAATGCCGGCGGTCACGTGCGCCGGGTAGGGCGATACGCGCGGCTTACAGGCGAGCAGTTTGGCTGGGACGCTGCCGAACTCGAATTGCTGGAACAGGCTGTTCAGCTGCACGATATTGGAAAAATTGGAATTTCGGACTCCATTCTGCTCAAACCTGGTCGGGTGCTGGGCGAAGAATTCAGTATGATCCGCGCACACGGCGGCTTTGGAAACCAGACGCTCGGACGTTTGCCGGAAACCGAAAGCCAGGTAGTCCGCAACCACACCCGACTGGGAGAGAAACTGCTTTCGCAATCGGAGACCCCGCTCTTCCAGACGGCGCGACAGATTGCGTTGACGCATCATGAGCGGTGGGACGGCGGCGGCTACCCCCAGGGGCTTGCCGGCGCCCAGATACCTCTCGCCGGACGCATTGCCGCCGTAGCGGATGGGTTTGACATGCTGCGCAGCGAAGGTCCGGGAAAAAGTCCGTGCTCTTTGGACCGATGCCGCGATATTCTGGATCGCGAGCGAGGCCAGCAGTTTGACCCGCAATGCGTCGACGCGTTCTTTGACTGCTGGGATGACGTCCTGTCGGACGAGACGTAAATCTCCCGCTGGCTTCTGGCGCCTTTCCGAAACCATCCCGCTGGCGGGCGCCTCTGTACTTGCCTTGATCTGGAGTCCCCCGGTAACGCACGCAGCGATACGACTCCTGCTGACACGGTGGTAGTCGGTTCTCTTTACCGGGTGTGCTACACTCTCAAAGCGGGGGGGCGACTCTCGCGCGCCGTTCGGAATCAAACCATGACTTGAGGTGCAGCTTGCTGAACTGGTTTCATCGCCCATCGGCGGACGAAGTGGTCCAGGCGGTGCAAGAGCAACTTGCTGCGGCCTGCCAGAAGAACCTGCTTTCGCTGACGCTTTATGGCGAACACCGCGTCGCCCGCAGGGTGCGCGTGCGGCTGTTGATTGTCCTCCGGGAACTGGATTTACCGGCGCTCCGCACGCTGTCGGAGACGTTCGCCGGCGCCTGGTGGCGTTCGTATGTTTCTCCCATGATATTAAGCCAGGCCGAGTTGCACGCTTCGACCGATGTTTTCCCGGTCACTTTCAGCGATATGCAGCGCGACTATCGCGTGCTCTCCGGGGAAGATGTGCTGGCAGAACTGATCGTCCCCCGGAGCCACTTGCGCTGGCGGTGTGAGCAGGAATTCAAGAACCTGCTGTTGCGGATGCAGCGTGCTTACCTGCTGCAGGGTGCTCGGCCTCGCCGTTTGCTGCCGTTGCTGCTTGCCAGTTTCGCCACGTATCGCAAGACGCTGCGATGGGCCTTCTCGCTGGTTTCTTCCGTCGATCAGGAAAAAAGGGAAGCAGCGCAGCCAGCGTCGGCGCCGCCAGGACTCTCGTCCCTCAGGCCAGCCCCGACAGCGAGCGACGACGCGGTATTGGCCCAGGCCGCCGCAGCCTGGAACCTGGACCCGGTCGTGCTGGACCGGATGGCGGACGCCGCTGCAGGACGCACTCGCCCGGCTCCGGAAGCCATTCGCAGCCTGTTCGTCGAGTTCCTCTACGTGGTGCATCAAACGGCCGCCGTGGTGGACCAGTTGCCGGACAAACCCGCGATGCAGGATATCCAGGAGCAATCCCCATGACCGAGCATTTTATTCGATACTGCTCCTGCGGGGCCCAGCTT is part of the Lignipirellula cremea genome and encodes:
- a CDS encoding bestrophin family ion channel; its protein translation is MYRQDFWEEVFKLQGSITPYVTGRVIVFCLIATAAWVVYQYAEYHSGIAVAPCEIVGVVLALLLVQRTNAGYDRW
- a CDS encoding universal stress protein; the encoded protein is MLNSVLLHLPGARAEGPVIELGVALSSRLRIRLRGLSVLDTRSLLSLNAQTEIPVFTGVEQLHLQCGKLQQEQLRQRLLHACTKAGISVDVRLAKGDPLDLLPSESQFHDLTLSCFPPPQERRLVPGHTELTCSDFVAFLDRGVQPLLLVREKEKELRRILMVYDGTAASGKAVKQFLNQRLFPSAEFRLLAAGPTLHKAKEYLKEMAAYCRLLQMDCEAGFVVGRAEAVILPYSARWEADLIVLGVRRQPWRIPWLVGNPVSQILQKSACAIYAAS
- the nhaR gene encoding transcriptional activator NhaR; this encodes MTEKLQDLNFLHLFYFWTVVRNGGISAACESLHLTQPTISTQIRKLEKSLKQKLFDRSGRELVLTDVGKMVFEYAEDMFSVGREMLGALRGLPTDRSLKLMVGIPMVMPKLIVYRLLETVLHFPNSVQIVVHEAPLEILIADLAQHRYDVILSDAPLPSRATPRSFSHYLGSSGVAICATRELAGRLARRFPDSLDGVPMLLPTANTELRRGIDRWFDERGFAPRIVGEFDDSALIKEFGGAGAGVFPTPTAVLPQVKRQYDVQLLGYLEEVKLHYYAITLERKMTHPAVVAISQAAKEGLLDGGNDK
- a CDS encoding HD domain-containing phosphohydrolase translates to MTKDLYKDGKIMIVDDERTNVLIAERYLHLQGFENTLSTTDPSQALEMLRTDLPDVLLLDIMMPEISGLDILRWIRNESKRTQVIVLTASMESDTQREALALGAADYRYKPVDFTELLLRVRHSLMVSCYLRRLAQQVEADAGPAVAVPLTTSEIILRLSQSAEFLDGNAGGHVRRVGRYARLTGEQFGWDAAELELLEQAVQLHDIGKIGISDSILLKPGRVLGEEFSMIRAHGGFGNQTLGRLPETESQVVRNHTRLGEKLLSQSETPLFQTARQIALTHHERWDGGGYPQGLAGAQIPLAGRIAAVADGFDMLRSEGPGKSPCSLDRCRDILDRERGQQFDPQCVDAFFDCWDDVLSDET